From Stenotrophomonas maltophilia, a single genomic window includes:
- a CDS encoding 5'-nucleotidase, which produces MGDNSPRLLTVAVTSRALFDLEESHALFESDGVAAYAEFQRQHEDDILGPGVAFPVVRKLLALNQGASPENPRVEVILLSRNSADTGLRIFNSIQHYGLGIIRATFTAGEPTWPYVKPFGTDLFLSANPESVRSALRHGIAAATILPKPPGETAAAAADQIDTGRPAGQLRIAFDGDAVIFGDESERISREQGVEAFGRHERERAREPLSGGPFRGFLSALHTLQEVFPAGESAPIRTALVTARSAPAHERVIRTLREWGVRLDEALFLGGRHKGPFLQAFGADIFFDDSQHNIDSAREHVAAGHVPHGVANEG; this is translated from the coding sequence ATGGGCGACAACTCCCCCCGTTTGCTGACCGTCGCGGTGACCTCGCGCGCCCTGTTCGACCTCGAGGAAAGCCATGCGCTGTTCGAGAGCGATGGCGTGGCGGCCTACGCCGAATTCCAGCGCCAGCATGAGGACGACATCCTCGGCCCCGGCGTGGCCTTCCCGGTGGTGCGCAAGCTGCTGGCGCTGAACCAGGGCGCCAGCCCGGAAAATCCGCGCGTCGAGGTGATCCTGCTGTCGCGCAATTCGGCCGATACCGGCCTGCGCATCTTCAATTCGATCCAGCATTACGGTCTGGGCATCATCCGCGCGACGTTCACCGCCGGCGAGCCGACCTGGCCCTACGTGAAGCCGTTCGGCACCGACCTGTTCCTGTCGGCCAACCCGGAATCGGTGCGCAGCGCATTGCGCCATGGCATCGCGGCGGCGACCATCCTGCCGAAGCCGCCCGGCGAGACTGCCGCTGCGGCGGCCGACCAGATCGACACCGGTCGACCGGCCGGGCAGCTGCGCATCGCCTTCGACGGCGACGCGGTGATCTTCGGTGACGAGAGTGAGCGCATCTCGCGCGAACAGGGCGTGGAGGCGTTTGGCCGGCACGAACGCGAACGCGCCCGCGAACCGCTCAGTGGCGGCCCGTTCCGCGGCTTCCTGTCGGCGCTGCATACGCTGCAGGAGGTGTTCCCGGCGGGAGAGAGTGCGCCGATCCGCACCGCGCTGGTCACGGCGCGCTCGGCACCGGCCCACGAGCGGGTGATCCGCACCCTGCGTGAGTGGGGCGTGCGCCTGGACGAGGCGCTGTTCCTCGGCGGCCGCCACAAGGGCCCGTTCCTGCAGGCGTTCGGCGCCGATATCTTCTTCGACGATTCACAGCACAACATCGACAGTGCGCGCGAGCATGTGGCTGCCGGTCATGTGCCGCACGGTGTGGCCAACGAGGGGTAG
- a CDS encoding NAD kinase, producing the protein MSDSPRIAFLASTTEPAQMARAAMVSRYGDYAPEQADVLCPLGGDGFMLQTLHRHGHLSKPVFGMKLGTVGFLMNQYRGDDDVHARIARAEPANLRPLEMVALTESGTSTGSLAYNDVSLLRQTRQAAHIGIDLNGQERVAELIGDGVLVATPAGSTAYNYSAHGPVLPLGSHTIALTPLAPYRPRRWRGAILKADTEVRFRVLDPYKRPVSVTADSHETRDVVEVTIRESKDRRVTLLFDPEHNLEDRILSEQFVF; encoded by the coding sequence ATGAGCGACTCCCCCCGCATCGCTTTCCTGGCCAGCACCACCGAACCGGCGCAGATGGCCCGCGCGGCGATGGTCTCGCGCTATGGCGACTACGCGCCCGAGCAGGCCGACGTGCTGTGCCCGCTGGGCGGTGATGGCTTCATGCTGCAGACCCTGCACCGGCACGGGCACCTGAGCAAGCCGGTGTTCGGCATGAAGCTGGGCACGGTGGGCTTCCTGATGAACCAGTACCGCGGCGACGATGACGTGCATGCGCGCATTGCCCGCGCCGAGCCGGCCAACCTGCGCCCGCTGGAAATGGTGGCGCTGACCGAGTCGGGTACCAGCACCGGTTCGCTGGCCTACAACGACGTGTCGCTGCTGCGCCAGACCCGGCAGGCTGCGCATATCGGCATCGATCTGAACGGCCAGGAACGCGTGGCCGAGCTGATCGGCGACGGCGTGCTGGTGGCCACCCCGGCCGGCAGCACCGCCTACAACTATTCCGCGCACGGCCCGGTGCTGCCGCTGGGCTCGCACACCATCGCGCTGACGCCGCTGGCTCCGTACCGACCGCGACGCTGGCGCGGGGCGATCCTCAAGGCCGATACCGAAGTGCGCTTCCGTGTGCTCGATCCCTACAAGCGCCCGGTCAGCGTGACCGCCGATTCGCACGAGACCCGCGACGTGGTCGAAGTGACCATCCGTGAGTCGAAGGACCGCCGCGTGACCCTGCTGTTCGACCCGGAGCACAACCTGGAAGACCGGATCCTGAGCGAACAGTTCGTTTTTTGA
- a CDS encoding NAD-glutamate dehydrogenase: MKPQKTAAKTVKNKTKPAESEVAVTAGFSLEPVYTALRKRYPAAAQAEAVAFATDFYKRMESDEFPHHSAEEWAALAAETLEFARARKAGKANVRVFNPTTKANGWESPHTVLQIVNDDMPFLVDTVTMSLAEQGVGVHVLGHPVLRFTRDKAGKLVKVGEGDAESVMLLEIDRQPAEAMAAIEQAINKALDEVRAIVRDWQPMKDKALALADDLGKRQLPVDDASRKEAQEFLRWAADNHFTFFGYREYRVEKQGKEEVLAPLNDTGLGLMRGKDKSAARPVKTLAAQGLNATSGLKDALILTKTNARSRVHRAGYMDYIGVLEFDAKGKIIGEQRFLGLFTSSAYNRRPWEIPLVRQRHEHVMKQSGLAPASHSGKALRHILETLPREELFQSSEDELFRTAMGVLGLQERVRSRLFLRRDKYSRFISALVYLPRERFNTDVRLRIEAMLKDALHGEYVDSSVVLGESPLAQVHLIVRPKPGEMLDVDTAELEQKLAQVLRNWQDDLREALVTRHGETEGLRIAARIGKALPAGYIEDNSTAVAANDVSQLDALTGPDDLRLSLQAVPRESGDGLRLKLYRQLDDIPLSDALPMMENMGLRVIAERPYRLSVDNAPVYVQDFEVESTAGAIDAASVDEAFGETFARVWHGDAENDGFNRLVLAAGLHWRQVAMLRGYCKYLLQTGVPFSQAYVEGTFARYPLLARLLVELFEARFDPATGHESKDDIAAGQVQLKAHLDVLAAGDDATLKVLKTVVDARKGDREAQMQAARDALLKLMDRVSSLDEDRILRSFMGVIDATLRTSYYQTDANGQHGHVISFKFDSALVPDLPKPRPYREIFVYGPRVEGTHLRFGAVARGGLRWSDRREDFRTEVLGLVKAQMVKNTVIVPVGAKGGFFAKTPPVNGDRDAVFANGVACYKLFIQGLLDITDNIVNNKIVPPVDVVRHDMDDPYLVVAADKGTATFSDIANGLAIAHGFWMGDAFASGGSVGYDHKGMGITARGAWESVKRHFRALGRDSQTQDFTAVGVGDMSGDVFGNGMLLSRHIRLVAAFDHRHIFLDPNPDAATTFVERERLFTVPRSSWADYDAKLISKGGGIYPRSLKSIEITPQVREALGLDENVKALSPNDLMSAILKAPVDLLWNGGIGTYVKAASEQHSDVGDRANNALRVNGGELRCKVVGEGGNLGMTQLGRIEAAQAGVLLNTDFIDNSAGVDTSDHEVNIKILLNDVVRAKKLTVEQRNKLLASMTDEVAELVLNDNYRQNQALSLMERMAVKRLGSKQHFIRTLEQQGLLDRQIEFLPSDAELSQRKARGQGLTRPELSVLLSYSKLVAFAQLLDSDIPEDPYLSKELQRYFPTPLQKKYADAMERHRLKREIIATAVTNQTINRMGATFLMRMQEDTGRSIAEVAKAYTISRETLDARALWAQIDALDGKVPESVQIDALEVIWKLQRSFVRWLLSRPGAMPGITEAVNRYQGPFNDIRVASGVLPDSQRPTYEALVAEWKEKGLPSALAQQLAELHFLEPAFDIIELARTRKLKPVDVSKVHFRLGDALQLPWLFEQVDALEVNGRWHAVARGVLRDELAANHRNLAGQVLGTKGSSAEAKVAAWMGRDDNSLRFTLAMLAELAEQKTLDYPTVSVAVQRLGQLAAHGA, translated from the coding sequence AAAACAAGACCAAACCAGCAGAGTCGGAGGTCGCAGTGACCGCTGGTTTCTCCCTGGAGCCGGTGTACACGGCCTTGCGCAAGCGCTACCCCGCGGCCGCACAGGCCGAAGCAGTGGCCTTCGCCACTGACTTCTACAAGCGCATGGAGTCGGACGAGTTCCCGCACCACAGCGCTGAAGAGTGGGCCGCTCTCGCGGCTGAGACGCTGGAATTCGCCCGTGCCCGCAAGGCCGGCAAGGCCAACGTCCGCGTGTTCAATCCGACCACGAAGGCCAATGGTTGGGAATCGCCGCACACGGTGCTGCAGATCGTCAACGACGACATGCCGTTCCTTGTCGATACCGTCACCATGTCGCTGGCCGAACAGGGCGTGGGCGTCCACGTGCTGGGCCACCCGGTGCTGCGCTTCACCCGCGACAAGGCCGGCAAGCTGGTCAAGGTCGGCGAGGGTGATGCCGAATCGGTGATGCTGCTGGAGATCGACCGCCAGCCGGCCGAAGCCATGGCCGCCATCGAGCAGGCCATCAACAAGGCGCTGGATGAAGTGCGAGCGATCGTGCGCGACTGGCAGCCGATGAAGGACAAGGCGCTGGCGCTGGCCGACGACCTGGGCAAGCGCCAGCTGCCGGTCGACGATGCCTCGCGCAAGGAAGCACAGGAATTCCTGCGCTGGGCCGCCGACAACCACTTCACCTTCTTCGGCTACCGCGAATACCGCGTCGAGAAGCAGGGCAAGGAAGAGGTGCTGGCACCGCTGAACGACACCGGCCTGGGCCTGATGCGCGGCAAGGACAAGTCCGCCGCCCGTCCGGTCAAGACGCTGGCCGCGCAGGGCCTGAACGCCACCTCCGGGCTGAAGGACGCGCTGATCCTGACCAAGACCAATGCCCGTTCGCGCGTGCACCGCGCCGGTTACATGGACTACATCGGCGTGCTGGAATTCGACGCCAAGGGCAAGATCATCGGCGAGCAGCGCTTCCTCGGCCTGTTCACCTCCAGCGCCTACAACCGTCGCCCGTGGGAGATCCCGCTGGTGCGCCAGCGCCACGAGCACGTGATGAAGCAGTCGGGCCTGGCCCCGGCCAGCCACAGTGGCAAGGCGCTGCGCCACATCCTGGAAACCCTGCCGCGCGAAGAGCTGTTCCAGTCCAGCGAGGACGAACTTTTCCGCACTGCGATGGGCGTGCTGGGCCTGCAGGAGCGCGTGCGCAGCCGCCTGTTCCTGCGCCGTGACAAGTACAGCCGTTTCATTTCCGCACTGGTCTACCTGCCGCGCGAGCGCTTCAACACCGACGTGCGCCTGCGCATCGAAGCGATGCTGAAGGACGCGCTGCACGGCGAGTACGTCGACAGTTCGGTGGTGCTGGGCGAATCGCCGCTGGCCCAGGTGCACCTGATCGTGCGTCCGAAGCCGGGTGAAATGCTCGACGTCGATACCGCCGAACTGGAGCAGAAGCTGGCCCAGGTGCTGCGCAACTGGCAGGACGACCTGCGCGAAGCGCTGGTGACCCGCCACGGCGAAACCGAAGGCCTGCGCATCGCCGCCCGCATCGGCAAGGCGCTGCCGGCCGGCTACATCGAAGACAACAGCACCGCCGTTGCCGCCAACGATGTCAGCCAGCTCGACGCCCTGACCGGCCCGGACGACCTGCGCCTGAGCCTGCAGGCGGTACCGCGCGAAAGCGGCGATGGCCTGCGCCTGAAGCTGTACCGCCAGCTGGACGACATCCCGCTGTCGGACGCGCTGCCGATGATGGAAAACATGGGCCTGCGCGTGATCGCCGAGCGTCCGTACCGCCTGTCGGTCGACAACGCCCCGGTGTACGTGCAGGACTTCGAGGTCGAATCGACCGCCGGCGCGATCGATGCCGCCAGCGTCGATGAAGCCTTCGGCGAGACGTTCGCCCGCGTCTGGCACGGCGATGCCGAGAACGACGGCTTCAACCGCCTGGTGCTGGCTGCCGGCCTGCACTGGCGCCAGGTCGCCATGCTGCGTGGCTACTGCAAGTACCTGCTGCAGACCGGCGTGCCGTTCTCGCAGGCGTATGTGGAAGGCACCTTTGCCCGCTACCCGCTGCTGGCCCGCTTGCTGGTCGAGCTGTTCGAAGCCCGCTTCGATCCGGCCACCGGCCACGAGAGCAAGGACGACATCGCCGCCGGCCAGGTGCAGCTGAAGGCCCACCTCGATGTGCTGGCCGCCGGCGACGACGCCACCCTGAAGGTACTCAAGACCGTGGTCGACGCCCGCAAGGGTGACCGCGAGGCGCAGATGCAGGCCGCGCGCGATGCGCTGCTGAAGCTGATGGACCGTGTGTCCAGCCTGGACGAAGACCGCATCCTGCGTTCGTTCATGGGCGTGATCGACGCGACCCTGCGCACCAGCTACTACCAGACCGATGCCAACGGCCAGCACGGCCACGTGATCAGCTTCAAGTTCGATTCGGCGCTGGTGCCGGACCTGCCGAAGCCGCGCCCGTACCGCGAAATCTTCGTCTACGGCCCGCGCGTGGAAGGTACCCACCTGCGCTTCGGCGCGGTCGCCCGTGGTGGCCTGCGCTGGTCGGACCGTCGCGAAGACTTCCGTACCGAAGTGCTGGGCCTGGTCAAGGCGCAGATGGTCAAGAACACCGTCATCGTGCCGGTCGGCGCGAAGGGCGGCTTCTTCGCCAAGACCCCGCCGGTCAATGGTGACCGCGACGCGGTCTTCGCCAATGGCGTGGCCTGCTACAAGCTGTTCATCCAGGGCCTGCTGGACATCACCGACAACATCGTCAACAACAAGATCGTGCCGCCGGTGGATGTCGTGCGCCACGACATGGACGATCCGTACCTGGTGGTGGCCGCCGACAAGGGCACCGCGACCTTCTCCGACATCGCCAACGGCCTGGCCATCGCGCACGGCTTCTGGATGGGCGATGCATTCGCCTCCGGTGGTTCGGTGGGTTACGACCACAAGGGCATGGGCATCACCGCTCGCGGTGCGTGGGAGTCGGTCAAGCGCCACTTCCGTGCGCTGGGCCGTGACAGCCAGACCCAGGACTTCACCGCGGTCGGCGTCGGCGACATGTCCGGCGACGTGTTCGGCAACGGCATGCTGTTGTCGCGCCACATCCGCCTGGTTGCAGCCTTCGACCACCGCCACATCTTCCTGGACCCGAACCCGGATGCGGCCACCACGTTCGTCGAGCGTGAGCGCCTGTTCACCGTGCCGCGTTCGAGCTGGGCGGACTACGATGCCAAGCTGATCAGCAAGGGTGGCGGCATCTATCCGCGCAGCCTGAAGTCGATCGAGATCACCCCGCAGGTGCGTGAAGCGCTGGGCCTGGACGAGAACGTCAAGGCGCTGTCGCCGAACGATCTGATGAGCGCGATCCTGAAGGCACCGGTCGACCTGCTGTGGAACGGCGGAATCGGCACCTACGTCAAGGCCGCCAGCGAGCAGCACAGCGATGTCGGCGACCGCGCCAACAACGCCCTGCGCGTGAACGGTGGCGAGCTGCGCTGCAAGGTGGTGGGCGAGGGCGGCAATCTGGGCATGACCCAGCTGGGCCGCATCGAAGCCGCCCAGGCCGGCGTGCTGCTCAACACCGACTTCATCGACAACTCGGCCGGTGTCGACACCTCCGACCACGAAGTCAACATCAAGATCCTGCTCAACGATGTGGTGCGGGCCAAGAAGCTGACCGTCGAGCAGCGCAACAAGCTGCTGGCCTCGATGACCGACGAAGTCGCCGAGCTGGTGCTCAACGACAACTACCGCCAGAACCAGGCGCTGAGCCTGATGGAGCGGATGGCGGTCAAGCGCCTGGGTTCCAAGCAGCACTTCATCCGCACCCTTGAACAGCAGGGCCTGCTCGATCGCCAGATCGAGTTCCTGCCGTCCGATGCCGAGCTGTCGCAGCGCAAGGCACGCGGCCAGGGCCTGACCCGTCCGGAACTGTCGGTGCTGCTGTCCTATTCCAAGCTGGTGGCATTCGCCCAGCTGCTGGATTCGGACATCCCGGAAGATCCGTACCTGTCCAAGGAACTGCAGCGCTACTTCCCGACCCCGCTGCAGAAGAAGTATGCCGACGCGATGGAGCGTCACCGCCTGAAGCGTGAAATCATCGCCACGGCCGTGACCAACCAGACCATCAACCGCATGGGCGCGACCTTCCTGATGCGCATGCAGGAAGACACCGGCCGTTCCATCGCCGAGGTCGCCAAGGCCTACACCATCAGCCGCGAGACGCTGGATGCCCGCGCGCTGTGGGCGCAGATCGATGCCCTCGACGGCAAGGTGCCGGAGTCGGTGCAGATCGATGCACTGGAAGTGATCTGGAAGCTGCAGCGTTCGTTCGTGCGCTGGCTGCTGTCGCGCCCGGGCGCGATGCCGGGCATCACCGAAGCGGTCAACCGCTACCAGGGTCCGTTCAACGACATCCGCGTCGCTTCGGGCGTGCTGCCGGATTCGCAGCGTCCGACCTACGAAGCCCTGGTGGCCGAGTGGAAGGAAAAGGGCCTGCCGTCCGCGCTGGCGCAGCAGCTGGCCGAACTGCACTTCCTGGAGCCGGCGTTCGACATCATCGAACTGGCGCGTACCCGCAAGCTGAAGCCGGTGGACGTGTCCAAGGTCCACTTCCGCCTGGGCGACGCCCTGCAGCTGCCGTGGCTGTTCGAGCAGGTTGATGCGCTGGAGGTCAACGGCCGTTGGCATGCGGTGGCACGTGGCGTGCTGCGCGACGAGCTGGCGGCCAATCACCGCAACCTGGCCGGCCAGGTGCTGGGCACCAAGGGCAGCAGCGCTGAAGCCAAGGTCGCAGCCTGGATGGGCCGTGACGACAACAGCCTGCGCTTCACCCTGGCGATGCTGGCCGAACTGGCCGAGCAGAAGACCCTGGACTACCCGACCGTCTCGGTCGCGGTGCAGCGCCTGGGCCAGCTGGCCGCGCATGGTGCGTAA